A genomic stretch from Psilocybe cubensis strain MGC-MH-2018 chromosome 1, whole genome shotgun sequence includes:
- a CDS encoding L-tryptophan decarboxylase yields the protein MPSQRYDRTTPVRHRVGGWLPTNQRVLEAWLDKKLQAVKQRNRLPNEWAQVIKDFQQVIESDGDIYMAFHQMFDQVPTKPPYNNDPTGQPQIRDYITMLDLFDLIIGEAPQYEDNDLVGFPINAILDWPMGTPAGFRAFTNPKVNEMFHKMFDVWATYLGTTDSAGVLNSDTGGWFSTDALQQMPDFANTYICDPSLPHWGFQSWDDFFTRLFRPGIRPVEAPDDDSIVNSACESTLYKTAKDIQQYDQFWLKDEPYSLYHMLNNDEYAEQFVGGSIWQAFLSATNYHRWASPVNGKIVKTVNIQGTYYAESPATGFYGDDGPDPAGPNLSQSFITAIAARALIFIEAANPNIGLMCFVAVGMAEVSTCEVTVQPGDTVKKGDQLGMFHFGGSTHCLIFRPETNIQFRSNFNVNDKVSLNIAIADVVTQ from the exons ATGCCCTCTCAACGCTACGATCGTACTACACCTGTTCGCCACCGCGTTGGTGGTTGGCTCCCCACTAACCAGCGCGTCCTCGAAGCATGGCTGGACAAGAAACTGCAGGCGGTTAAGCAACGTAATCGACTGCCTAATGAATGGGCCCAAGTCATTAAAGATTTTCAGCAAGTCATAGAGAGCGACGGAGATATATACATGGCATTCCACCAAATGTTTGACCAGGTTCCTACTAAACCTCCATACAACAATGATCCAACTGGCCAGCCTCAG ATCCGGGACTACATAACGATGCTGGATCTTTTCGACTTGATTATTGGAGAAGCTCCTCAATATGAGGACAACGATCTGGTCGGATTCCCGATCAACGCTATCCTGGATTGGCCTATGGGAACCCCAGCCGGCTTCAGAGCATTCACCAATCCCAAAGTCAATGAAATGTTTCACAAAATGTTCGACGTATGGGCGACATATCTCGGTACCACCGACTCAGCAGGGGTGTTGAATAGCGATACAGGAGGGTGGTTCAGCACGGATGCATTGCAACAGATGCCAGACTTTGCGAACACTTACATTTGCGATCCGTCTTTACCTCACTGGGGATTCCAGTCATGGGACGACTTCTTCACCCGCTTGTTCAGGCCTGGCATACGTCCCGTCGAAGCTCCCGACGATGATTCTATTGTTAACAGCGCATGCGAGTCCACGTTATACAAGACCGCGAAGGATATCCAACAGTACGACCAATTCTGGCTCAAAGACGAACCATACTCGCTTTATCACATGCTCAACAACGACGAGTACGCAGAGCAGTTTGTCGGCGGGTCGATTTGGCAGGCCTTCTTAAGCGCTACCAATTATCATCGATGGGCTAGCCCTGTCAATGGCAAAATTGTGAAGACGGTCAACATACAAGGTACTTACTACGCCGAGTCACCAGCCACCGGATTTTACGGCGATGATGGCCCAGACCCCGCCGGTCCAAACCTTTCCCAATCTTTCATCACCGCCATCGCTGCTCGAGCTCTTATCTTTATCGAAGCCGCAAACCCGAATATAGGACTGATGTGCTTTGTAGCAGTTGGTATGGCAGAAGTCTCCACTTGTGAAGTAACTGTACAACCTGGCGACACTGTGAAGAAGGGTGACCAGCTCGGGATGTTCCATTTCGGAGGATCGACTCATTGCCTCATTTTCCGACCCGAGACTAACATTCAATTCCGCAGCAACTTCAATGTTAACGATAAAGTCAGCTTAAACATTGCAATTGCGGACGTCGTAACTCAATAA